The following proteins are encoded in a genomic region of Salmo salar unplaced genomic scaffold, Ssal_v3.1, whole genome shotgun sequence:
- the LOC106593319 gene encoding NLR family CARD domain-containing protein 3, with the protein MDKLKTKDEPEVTFYKSAVDKALQRETGNLDLFLRFLLGLSLESNQKLLRGLLTKTRSSSQSHEETVKYIKDKIREIPSPERSINLFHCLNELNDHSLVEEIQSFLSSGSLSKPNLSPAQWSALVFVLLTSEKELDVFDLKKYSISEEGLLRLLPVVKASRAVL; encoded by the coding sequence atggacAAACTGAAAACAAAAGACGAGCCTGAAGTtactttctacaagagtgctgtggataaagccttacaacgtgagacaggaaacctggacctgttcctccgcttccttctgggcctctcactggagtccaatcagaagctcttacgaggtctactgacaaagacaagaagcagctcacagagccatgaagaaacagtcaagtacatcaaggatAAGATCAGGGAGattccctctccagagaggagtatcaatctgttccactgtctgaatgaactgaatgaccattctctagtggaggagatccaaagcttcctgagctcaggaagtctctcaaaacccaacctgtcacctgcacagtggtcagctctggtctttgtgttgctgacttcagaaaaggagctggatgtgtttgacctgaagaaatactccatatcagaggaaggtcttctgaggctgctgccagtggtcaaagcctccagagctgttcTGTGA